Proteins found in one Borreliella valaisiana VS116 genomic segment:
- a CDS encoding periplasmic-type flagellar collar protein FlbB: MSNFLSFFFRAFFLLCLIVILFFFVLFSIDFLGMYNTKRYFPKFIRTKFLGETSLVFDHNSNIILDEARLIKEREAIDIKNQQIEKLKEDLKLREDSLNKLEFELKQKQKDLDLKQKVIDDIINKYNDEEANILQTAVYLMNMPPEDAVKRLEDLNPELAISYMRKIEELSKKEGRISIVPYWLSLMDAKKAAILIRKMSVSSLE, translated from the coding sequence GTGAGTAATTTTTTATCGTTTTTTTTTAGGGCATTTTTTTTGTTATGTTTAATTGTTATTTTGTTTTTCTTTGTATTATTCTCTATTGATTTTCTTGGAATGTATAATACTAAGAGATATTTCCCTAAGTTTATAAGAACTAAGTTTTTAGGAGAAACTTCTCTAGTCTTTGATCATAATTCTAATATAATTCTTGATGAAGCTAGACTTATTAAGGAAAGGGAAGCTATTGATATTAAGAATCAGCAGATTGAAAAGCTTAAAGAAGATCTAAAATTAAGAGAAGACAGTTTAAATAAGCTTGAATTTGAGCTTAAGCAAAAGCAGAAAGATTTGGATTTAAAACAAAAGGTAATAGATGACATTATAAATAAATATAATGACGAGGAAGCAAATATTTTACAAACAGCTGTATACTTAATGAATATGCCGCCAGAAGATGCTGTTAAGCGGCTTGAGGATTTAAATCCTGAGCTTGCAATATCTTATATGCGAAAAATTGAAGAGCTTTCTAAAAAAGAAGGTCGTATTTCAATTGTTCCTTATTGGTTGTCTCTTATGGATGCTAAGAAAGCTGCTATATTGATTAGAAAAATGTCTGTTAGTTCATTGGAGTAG
- a CDS encoding flagellar FliJ family protein — protein MNDLNFRKQKLNRILTIRTYYRKLSERDLMDVNKKISKINQFSDEIPNILKSLNSPDDLFIRGYIDCLNYKKKQNFKILEKLRKNYNECYDTYVNKYREEKKIKILIKTLNNSIIRNREKKESLLLDEYVNYKVCQNLRIESE, from the coding sequence TTGAATGATTTAAACTTTAGAAAACAAAAGCTTAATAGAATATTAACCATTAGAACTTACTATCGAAAGTTAAGTGAGAGAGACTTAATGGATGTAAATAAAAAAATTTCAAAAATAAATCAGTTTTCAGATGAAATTCCCAATATTTTAAAAAGCTTGAATAGTCCCGATGATCTTTTTATAAGAGGTTATATAGACTGTTTAAATTATAAAAAAAAACAAAATTTTAAAATTCTTGAAAAACTTAGAAAAAATTATAATGAGTGTTATGATACTTATGTGAATAAGTATAGGGAAGAAAAAAAGATTAAGATATTAATAAAAACTTTAAATAATTCTATAATTAGAAATAGAGAAAAGAAGGAAAGCTTATTGCTAGATGAGTATGTAAATTATAAAGTTTGTCAAAATCTGAGGATTGAAAGTGAGTAA
- a CDS encoding FliI/YscN family ATPase has translation MSNFFEDYLRQVDDIETVSFVGRVQKIKGLLVESLGPQCAVGDLCLIDQRNNKKVCAEVLGFNGPYVSLMAYEGFSGIEVGNKVYSLNKGLEINLSDELLGRVIDSLGRPIDNKGAFLNNRYKELIFEKINPINRSIFEEQILTGVKVLDGFLPVAKGQRVGIFSGAGVGKSTLLAMIAKNSNADVNVIAFIGERGRELNEFIEHELGEERLKKSVLVVSTSDESPISRYKGAYVATMIAEYFREQGKDVALLFDSITRFANAKREMSLSLGEPPVAKGYPPSVFFEIPILLERSGFNGNGGSVTGFYTVLVEGDDFTEPVVDNIKAVLDGHIILDRDLFDRGIYPSINVLSSTSRSVHRIMSLEKQKLIMKARNLLSVYKDYEDLVRTGIYLKGSNKDVDFAISKYPKIIDFISQGINETFDFENLEDEIREILF, from the coding sequence GTGAGCAATTTTTTTGAAGATTATTTAAGACAAGTAGATGATATTGAAACTGTATCTTTTGTTGGTAGAGTGCAAAAGATAAAAGGTCTTTTAGTTGAAAGTTTGGGACCTCAGTGTGCCGTTGGAGATTTGTGTTTAATTGATCAAAGAAATAATAAAAAAGTATGTGCTGAGGTTTTGGGATTTAATGGTCCTTATGTTAGTCTTATGGCCTATGAAGGATTTAGTGGGATTGAAGTTGGAAATAAAGTCTATTCTTTAAACAAAGGGCTAGAAATAAATCTCAGTGATGAGCTTTTAGGAAGAGTTATTGATTCTCTTGGTAGGCCTATTGATAATAAAGGGGCATTTTTAAACAATAGATATAAAGAGTTAATTTTTGAAAAAATTAATCCAATTAATAGAAGTATTTTTGAAGAGCAAATATTAACAGGGGTTAAGGTTCTTGACGGATTTTTACCAGTTGCTAAAGGGCAAAGAGTTGGTATTTTTTCTGGTGCTGGTGTTGGTAAGTCTACTTTGCTTGCTATGATTGCAAAAAATTCAAATGCAGATGTGAACGTTATTGCTTTTATTGGGGAAAGGGGTCGAGAGCTTAATGAGTTTATTGAACATGAACTTGGTGAGGAGCGTTTAAAAAAAAGTGTTTTAGTTGTTTCAACTTCTGATGAATCACCCATATCAAGGTATAAGGGAGCTTATGTTGCTACTATGATAGCAGAATACTTTAGGGAGCAAGGCAAAGATGTTGCTTTGCTTTTTGACTCTATTACTAGGTTTGCAAATGCTAAAAGGGAGATGTCTCTTTCCTTAGGAGAACCTCCAGTAGCTAAAGGCTACCCCCCTTCTGTTTTTTTTGAAATCCCAATTTTACTTGAGAGATCAGGGTTTAATGGTAATGGCGGAAGTGTTACTGGGTTTTATACTGTTCTTGTTGAGGGGGATGATTTTACAGAGCCTGTAGTCGATAATATTAAGGCTGTTTTGGATGGTCATATTATTTTAGATAGAGATTTGTTTGATAGAGGGATTTATCCCTCTATAAATGTTCTTAGTTCAACGTCAAGATCTGTTCATAGAATAATGAGTTTAGAAAAACAAAAATTAATAATGAAAGCCAGAAATTTATTATCTGTTTATAAAGATTATGAAGATCTTGTTAGAACTGGGATTTATCTTAAAGGATCCAATAAGGATGTTGATTTTGCAATTTCCAAGTATCCTAAGATTATTGATTTTATTTCTCAAGGAATAAATGAGACATTTGATTTTGAAAATTTAGAAGATGAAATAAGGGAAATATTATTTTGA
- the fliH gene encoding flagellar assembly protein FliH translates to MPKVLYKSSEVDNSVKFEFVEIAKPVFESLEIKEKEGKVYDIDSQITNLKEELQFLRDEKLRLEEELAKRQELAKEEVQIESKRLIEEAKIKANEVLEAAKQEADLLQREAINKKESIEAESNAEIERLVREYEEKLKTDLEIAIAKGRQEGYSKGYESGFEDFDKVMRKLHSIIATLIAERKGILESSGGQIVSLVMQIAIKVIKKITDSQKDIVLENVNEVLKRVKDKTQITIRVNLDDLDIVRHKKSDFISRFDVIENLEIIEDPNIGKGGCIIETNFGEIDARISSQLDKIEEKFKNFSLLS, encoded by the coding sequence TTGCCTAAGGTTTTATATAAATCGTCAGAAGTTGATAATTCAGTAAAGTTTGAATTTGTTGAGATAGCAAAGCCTGTTTTTGAATCTTTAGAAATTAAGGAGAAAGAAGGTAAGGTTTACGACATAGACAGTCAAATTACCAATCTTAAAGAAGAGTTGCAATTTCTAAGAGATGAAAAATTACGACTTGAAGAAGAGCTTGCTAAAAGACAAGAACTTGCCAAAGAAGAAGTCCAAATTGAGTCTAAGAGGCTTATTGAAGAAGCTAAGATAAAAGCCAATGAAGTGCTGGAAGCAGCCAAGCAAGAAGCAGATCTTTTACAAAGAGAAGCTATTAATAAGAAGGAATCTATTGAGGCTGAATCTAATGCTGAGATTGAAAGATTGGTAAGAGAGTATGAAGAAAAATTAAAAACAGATCTTGAGATAGCAATAGCTAAGGGTAGGCAAGAGGGATATAGTAAAGGTTATGAAAGCGGTTTTGAAGATTTTGACAAAGTTATGAGGAAATTGCATAGTATAATAGCAACTTTAATTGCCGAAAGAAAAGGTATTCTTGAATCATCGGGTGGCCAGATAGTAAGTCTTGTCATGCAAATTGCAATTAAGGTTATTAAGAAAATTACAGATTCTCAAAAAGACATTGTCTTAGAAAATGTTAATGAAGTGTTGAAAAGGGTAAAAGATAAAACACAGATTACTATTCGTGTAAATCTTGATGATTTAGATATTGTTAGACATAAAAAGAGTGATTTTATTTCTAGGTTTGATGTTATAGAAAACTTAGAAATCATAGAAGATCCCAACATAGGCAAAGGCGGCTGTATAATTGAAACTAATTTTGGAGAGATTGATGCGCGTATTTCTTCTCAGCTTGATAAAATAGAGGAAAAGTTTAAAAATTTTTCATTGTTAAGTTAA
- the fliG gene encoding flagellar motor switch protein FliG: protein MEEKKEKEILDVSALTGKQKAAILLVSIGSEISSKVFKYLSQEEIESLTFEIAKLETITSELKDNVLLEFKELMMAQEFIQKGGIDYARELLEKSLGTQKAVDIINNLGSALQSRPFEFVRRADPANILNFIQQEHPQTIALILSYLDPQKASFILSSLPTEVQTNVARRIALMDRTSPEVVREVERVLEKKLASLSSEDYTSAGGVDNVVEIINMADRKTEKFIIESLEEEDPELAEEIKKKMFVFEDIVLLDDRSIQRVLREIDGQELAKALKSVDIPVQEKIFKNMSKRAASMLKEDMEFLGPTRRKDVEESQQKIVSLIRKLEEQGEIVISRGGEEDVLV, encoded by the coding sequence ATGGAAGAAAAAAAAGAAAAGGAGATTCTTGATGTTTCTGCTTTAACAGGTAAGCAAAAGGCTGCTATTTTGTTGGTTTCAATAGGTTCTGAAATCTCTTCTAAAGTGTTTAAGTATCTTTCTCAAGAAGAGATAGAGTCTTTGACATTTGAGATAGCAAAGCTTGAGACAATTACTTCTGAGCTTAAAGATAATGTTCTTTTAGAGTTTAAAGAATTAATGATGGCTCAAGAATTTATTCAAAAGGGTGGAATTGATTATGCAAGAGAGCTTCTTGAAAAATCTCTTGGGACTCAAAAAGCAGTTGACATTATTAATAATTTGGGGTCTGCTTTACAGTCTAGGCCTTTTGAATTTGTTAGAAGAGCAGATCCTGCAAATATTTTAAACTTTATTCAACAAGAACATCCTCAAACAATTGCTTTAATACTTTCATATCTTGATCCCCAAAAGGCTTCTTTTATTCTTTCTAGTTTGCCTACAGAGGTACAAACCAATGTTGCAAGAAGAATTGCATTAATGGATAGAACTTCTCCTGAGGTTGTAAGAGAGGTTGAGAGAGTTCTTGAGAAAAAACTAGCTTCTCTTTCTTCAGAAGATTACACATCAGCAGGAGGGGTTGACAATGTTGTTGAGATAATTAATATGGCTGATAGAAAGACAGAAAAGTTTATTATTGAGTCTCTTGAAGAGGAAGATCCAGAGCTTGCGGAAGAAATTAAGAAGAAGATGTTTGTATTTGAAGATATAGTTTTGCTTGATGACAGATCTATACAAAGGGTTTTAAGAGAAATAGATGGTCAAGAATTAGCAAAAGCTTTAAAATCTGTAGATATTCCTGTCCAAGAAAAAATTTTCAAAAACATGTCCAAAAGAGCAGCTTCAATGCTTAAGGAAGATATGGAATTTTTGGGGCCTACTAGGCGAAAAGACGTTGAAGAATCCCAGCAAAAAATTGTTTCTCTTATTAGAAAATTAGAAGAACAGGGAGAAATAGTTATTTCAAGAGGCGGTGAAGAAGATGTGCTTGTCTGA
- the fliF gene encoding flagellar basal-body MS-ring/collar protein FliF: protein MSNFFTNFFVSAKGIFKKASTVQKIALGLIIFFVILAFVFLIGLSTKSQSIALFGVEIKDQYLLDRISQRLDRENVKYFLSSDGRIYLDDEKLAKKMRAILVREELVPIHMDPWALFDIDRWTITDFERSINLRRSITRAVEQHIVALDDVDAVSVNLVMPEKALFKEAQEPVKASVRITPRPGSDIITNRKKVEGLVKLIQYAIEGLESDNIAIVDNSGTILNDFSNLDGIDRIDLAEKERKLKLKYEAMLRGEIDSALSKVLSVDRFMIARVNVKLDTSKETIESKEYAPIELQSQDPKASYNTRKVSDSTIISSQTQKKEYQGQGYSPWGPPGQEGNTPPEYQDLSDITGKYNESQEIKNVALNEKKSTSEKEPARIVGVSLGIFVDGIWSFVYDEKGNFVIENGMRKREYKPMALEEIKNIEDVLQSSFEYKPERGDSITVRNISFDRMNEFRKIDENYFASERFKYFLFIASIIFSLLILVFTIFFAISRELERRRRLREEELAKQAHLRRQQALMDSGDDIGVDDVVGGIREGDELQSNAELLAREKPEDVAKLIRTWLLKNA, encoded by the coding sequence TTGAGCAATTTTTTTACTAATTTTTTTGTTTCAGCAAAAGGAATCTTCAAAAAAGCTAGTACGGTTCAGAAAATAGCCTTAGGATTGATTATTTTTTTTGTTATTCTTGCGTTTGTTTTTTTGATAGGACTTTCTACTAAAAGTCAAAGTATTGCTCTTTTTGGAGTTGAGATTAAAGATCAATATCTCTTAGATAGGATATCGCAAAGACTTGATAGAGAAAATGTTAAATATTTTTTGAGTTCCGATGGAAGAATTTATTTAGATGATGAAAAGCTTGCAAAGAAAATGAGAGCAATTCTTGTAAGAGAAGAGCTTGTGCCTATTCATATGGATCCATGGGCTTTGTTTGATATTGATAGATGGACTATTACTGATTTTGAAAGAAGCATTAATCTTAGAAGATCTATTACAAGAGCTGTTGAGCAGCATATTGTAGCTTTAGATGATGTTGATGCTGTTAGTGTGAATCTTGTTATGCCCGAGAAAGCTCTTTTTAAGGAGGCGCAAGAGCCTGTTAAGGCATCTGTTAGAATTACCCCAAGACCTGGCTCTGATATTATTACTAATAGAAAAAAAGTTGAAGGGCTTGTTAAGCTTATTCAATATGCCATTGAGGGTCTTGAATCTGATAATATTGCTATTGTTGATAATAGTGGAACTATTTTAAATGATTTTTCTAACTTAGATGGAATAGATAGGATAGACTTAGCAGAAAAAGAACGTAAGTTAAAGCTTAAGTATGAAGCTATGCTTAGGGGAGAAATTGACTCTGCATTAAGTAAGGTTTTATCTGTTGATAGATTTATGATAGCAAGAGTAAATGTAAAACTTGACACCTCAAAAGAAACTATAGAGTCTAAAGAGTATGCTCCTATTGAGCTTCAATCTCAAGATCCAAAAGCTTCTTATAACACCAGAAAAGTAAGCGATTCAACTATTATATCTTCTCAGACTCAGAAAAAAGAATATCAGGGGCAAGGATATAGTCCGTGGGGGCCTCCTGGTCAAGAAGGCAATACTCCCCCTGAGTATCAGGATTTAAGCGATATTACTGGTAAATATAATGAGTCTCAAGAGATCAAAAATGTTGCTTTAAATGAAAAAAAATCCACAAGTGAAAAAGAGCCGGCTAGGATCGTAGGTGTTTCTCTTGGTATTTTTGTGGATGGTATTTGGAGCTTTGTTTATGATGAGAAGGGAAATTTCGTAATAGAAAATGGAATGAGAAAAAGAGAATATAAGCCTATGGCATTAGAAGAAATAAAGAATATTGAAGATGTTTTGCAAAGTTCTTTTGAATATAAGCCAGAAAGAGGCGATTCAATAACAGTTAGAAATATATCTTTTGATCGTATGAATGAATTTAGAAAAATAGATGAGAACTATTTTGCAAGTGAAAGGTTTAAATATTTTTTATTTATTGCAAGTATAATATTTTCATTATTAATTTTAGTATTTACAATATTTTTTGCTATTTCTAGAGAACTTGAAAGGCGAAGACGTCTTAGAGAAGAGGAATTGGCAAAGCAAGCACATTTGAGACGTCAACAAGCCTTAATGGATAGTGGGGATGATATTGGCGTTGATGATGTTGTTGGTGGAATTAGGGAAGGTGATGAGCTTCAAAGCAATGCTGAGCTTTTAGCCAGGGAAAAGCCAGAAGATGTTGCCAAGCTTATAAGAACATGGCTTTTGAAAAATGCGTAG
- the fliE gene encoding flagellar hook-basal body complex protein FliE, with the protein MRIDAFFTENNINLVKKNPLHFDVNLFGSSKSIAKSNDIKTFKDVLINTITDVNKSQLNVSKVMEQAVLKPSSVDVHDFVIAISKANMKLSILKAVVERGMKAYQDIINIR; encoded by the coding sequence ATGAGAATAGATGCTTTTTTTACAGAGAATAATATTAATTTGGTTAAAAAAAATCCTTTGCATTTTGATGTGAATCTTTTTGGTTCTTCTAAAAGCATTGCCAAAAGCAATGATATTAAAACATTTAAGGATGTTTTAATAAATACGATTACTGATGTCAACAAAAGTCAATTAAATGTTTCTAAAGTTATGGAACAAGCTGTTCTTAAACCTAGTAGTGTTGATGTTCATGATTTTGTAATAGCGATTTCTAAAGCTAATATGAAGTTAAGCATTTTAAAGGCTGTTGTTGAGAGAGGTATGAAGGCTTATCAAGATATAATCAATATTCGTTAA
- the flgC gene encoding flagellar basal body rod protein FlgC: MGLFSSINVASTGLTAQRLRIDVISNNIANVSTSRTPDGGPYRRQRIIFAPRVNNPYWKGPFIPDYLDNGIGQGVRVASIEKDKSPLKLKYDPTHPDSISFGDKKGYVELPNVNLVEEMVDMISASRAYEANSTVINSSKSMFRSALAILQS, translated from the coding sequence ATGGGATTGTTTTCAAGCATTAATGTAGCTTCAACGGGATTGACAGCACAAAGGTTGAGGATAGATGTTATTTCTAATAATATTGCAAATGTTTCTACTTCTAGAACTCCTGATGGTGGACCTTATAGAAGGCAAAGGATTATTTTTGCACCAAGGGTTAATAATCCTTATTGGAAAGGTCCTTTTATTCCAGATTATCTTGATAATGGTATTGGGCAAGGAGTTAGGGTTGCTAGCATTGAAAAAGATAAGTCTCCACTAAAGTTAAAATATGACCCAACCCATCCTGATTCAATAAGTTTTGGAGATAAAAAAGGTTATGTGGAGCTTCCTAATGTCAATTTAGTTGAAGAAATGGTAGATATGATTTCAGCTTCTCGTGCTTATGAGGCAAATTCTACTGTTATTAATAGTAGTAAGTCTATGTTTAGAAGTGCATTAGCTATACTTCAAAGCTAA
- the flgB gene encoding flagellar basal body rod protein FlgB: MNDFERSIDFSHRYLDVLSLRQSVISDNIANVNTPNFKRSKISFESELEKAFLNKNRNDLNLIKSSDKHLSRLKNPEYLDIKPHRLLDHFSTMNNNGNNVDIDSEIKSLVQNQMMYHLMTNVQSHYFKSINIVLK, translated from the coding sequence TTGAATGATTTTGAAAGATCTATAGATTTTTCACATAGGTATTTAGATGTTCTAAGTTTAAGACAAAGCGTTATTTCTGACAATATAGCAAATGTAAATACTCCAAATTTTAAGAGAAGTAAAATTTCTTTTGAGTCAGAGCTGGAAAAGGCTTTTTTAAATAAAAATAGAAATGATCTAAACTTAATCAAATCTAGTGATAAGCATTTGTCTAGACTTAAAAATCCAGAGTATTTAGATATTAAGCCTCATAGACTTCTTGATCATTTTTCAACCATGAATAATAATGGCAATAATGTTGATATTGATTCTGAGATTAAGTCACTTGTACAAAATCAAATGATGTATCATCTTATGACCAATGTTCAGTCGCATTATTTTAAAAGTATAAATATTGTATTAAAATAA
- the hslU gene encoding HslU--HslV peptidase ATPase subunit, with protein sequence MNKLEEHYIVPKDVVEELDKYIIGQDEAKKLVSIALVNRYIRSRLPKEIKDEVMPKNIIMIGSTGIGKTEIARRLSKLIKAPFLKVEATKYTEVGYVGRDVESMVRDLMSIAVNMVKDEMYSTVREDALVKTEERIVDSLFKGSGNSKNIDPNEIKAEEKVKEKLRKKLRAGELDDTTIEIQISSKMPFSTIEIFTGGNFEEIDMGIGGLLGNIFDRKKKRELKIKKAKEIILAEELEKLVDHENISDIAKSKVENMGIIFIDEIDKIAAKNRSGNDVSREGVQRDILPIIEGSKVNTKYGIVDTSHILFIAAGAFNLAKPSDLIPELQGRFPIKVELKSLSIDDLKKILKQTKNSLIKQYVAMFKVYNLDLKFSEEAVDRIAELTFNMNLENENLGARRLHGVMERVLADLFFEVPGSKLKKFEINLDYVNKKIQINEQKDLNYYII encoded by the coding sequence ATGAATAAATTAGAGGAGCATTATATAGTTCCCAAAGATGTAGTTGAAGAGCTTGATAAGTACATCATAGGTCAAGACGAAGCTAAAAAATTAGTATCGATTGCTCTTGTTAATAGATATATAAGGTCCAGGCTTCCAAAAGAAATAAAAGATGAGGTAATGCCTAAAAACATTATTATGATTGGGTCAACAGGCATTGGAAAGACTGAGATTGCAAGAAGACTTTCTAAGTTAATTAAAGCTCCTTTTCTTAAAGTTGAAGCTACAAAATATACCGAGGTTGGTTATGTTGGTCGCGATGTTGAATCTATGGTTAGAGATTTGATGAGCATTGCAGTTAATATGGTAAAAGATGAGATGTATAGTACCGTAAGAGAAGATGCTTTAGTAAAAACAGAGGAGAGAATAGTCGATAGTCTTTTTAAAGGATCTGGTAATTCTAAGAATATAGATCCAAATGAAATAAAAGCAGAAGAAAAGGTAAAAGAGAAGCTTAGAAAAAAGCTTAGGGCAGGCGAGCTTGATGATACTACTATTGAAATACAAATTTCTAGTAAAATGCCATTTTCCACAATAGAAATATTTACAGGTGGTAATTTTGAAGAAATTGATATGGGAATTGGCGGTTTATTAGGCAATATATTTGATAGAAAAAAGAAAAGAGAATTGAAGATTAAAAAGGCAAAGGAAATAATTTTAGCAGAAGAGCTTGAGAAATTGGTTGATCATGAGAACATTTCAGATATTGCAAAATCTAAAGTTGAAAATATGGGAATTATTTTTATTGACGAGATCGATAAAATAGCTGCTAAGAATAGGAGTGGGAATGATGTATCTAGAGAGGGCGTTCAAAGAGATATTTTACCAATTATTGAAGGTTCTAAAGTTAATACAAAATATGGAATAGTTGATACTTCTCATATTTTATTTATTGCAGCAGGAGCATTTAATTTAGCTAAACCCTCTGATTTAATACCCGAGCTTCAAGGGAGATTTCCAATTAAGGTTGAGCTTAAGAGTCTAAGCATAGACGATTTAAAAAAAATTTTAAAACAAACAAAAAATTCTTTAATAAAGCAATATGTTGCGATGTTTAAGGTTTATAATTTAGATTTAAAGTTTAGCGAGGAGGCTGTAGATAGAATTGCAGAGCTTACTTTTAATATGAATCTTGAGAATGAAAATCTTGGTGCCAGAAGACTTCACGGTGTTATGGAAAGAGTGCTTGCAGATCTTTTTTTTGAAGTGCCAGGTAGTAAGTTGAAAAAATTTGAAATAAACTTGGACTATGTTAATAAAAAAATACAAATTAACGAACAAAAAGATTTAAATTATTATATAATTTAG
- the hslV gene encoding ATP-dependent protease subunit HslV has product MDFKGTTVIAIKKNGKTVVAADGQVTFGHTVLKSNAIKIRKLLNGRILAGFAGSTSDAITLFEKFEEKIKAKGDGLIDIKRAAVDLAKDWRSDKILHKLEAMMLVADSNNILLISGTGDVVEPEEDVISIGSGGNYAYSAALAYMENKKLSAFEVARRSLKIAARVCIYTNSNIVLEEIENE; this is encoded by the coding sequence ATGGACTTTAAAGGAACCACAGTTATTGCAATAAAAAAAAATGGTAAGACTGTGGTAGCAGCAGATGGACAAGTAACTTTTGGACATACTGTTTTAAAGAGTAATGCTATTAAAATACGAAAATTGCTTAATGGGAGAATTTTGGCAGGATTTGCAGGCTCAACGTCTGATGCAATTACTCTTTTTGAAAAATTTGAAGAAAAAATTAAGGCAAAAGGTGATGGATTGATTGACATTAAAAGAGCAGCTGTTGACCTTGCAAAAGATTGGCGTTCGGACAAAATACTTCATAAGCTTGAGGCTATGATGCTTGTTGCTGATTCTAACAATATTCTTTTGATTTCTGGCACTGGCGATGTTGTTGAACCTGAGGAGGATGTTATTTCAATTGGTAGTGGTGGTAATTATGCGTATTCAGCGGCTCTTGCTTACATGGAGAACAAAAAATTAAGTGCTTTTGAGGTTGCGCGCAGATCTTTAAAAATAGCAGCAAGAGTATGTATATATACTAATTCTAACATTGTGCTTGAGGAGATTGAAAATGAATAA
- the dprA gene encoding DNA-processing protein DprA: MKLLYIDNLKFLKSKEKLKLFNNFDFNDIIKLTQKDIESYLLRSFRRSFKLPNLKLVELQEKVIRKTNAKITTLGSKFYPNKLKRIYDPPFAIYYKGNLPNFSSLSWAVVGSRKISKTLAERTREFSSHLAKNGVEIISGFAIGADIEAHIAAINENSRTFAVIPTDIDNIYPKQNRKYVFKLLEQGGGIITETLPFDKIQNYFFAKRNRLISGLSDAIFITYAPLKSGALITAELGLDLGLDIYVYDLNFCGDGAIKLYGFGAQEIKTVKDLYALLNIKYVDSNNIENDSKECCNCKNVSDVLIGELLKEVYE, from the coding sequence ATGAAATTGCTTTATATTGATAATTTGAAATTTTTAAAAAGCAAGGAAAAATTAAAGCTTTTTAATAATTTTGATTTTAATGATATTATTAAATTGACCCAAAAGGACATTGAATCTTATCTTTTAAGATCTTTTAGAAGATCATTTAAGCTACCCAATTTAAAATTAGTAGAATTACAAGAAAAAGTTATTCGAAAGACAAATGCCAAAATCACTACTCTAGGGTCTAAGTTTTATCCTAATAAGCTTAAAAGAATTTATGATCCTCCTTTTGCTATTTACTATAAAGGCAATTTACCAAATTTTTCTTCATTGTCTTGGGCTGTTGTTGGTTCTAGAAAAATTAGCAAAACTCTTGCTGAGAGAACAAGAGAATTTTCTTCACATCTTGCAAAAAATGGTGTAGAGATTATTTCTGGATTTGCGATTGGAGCTGATATTGAGGCTCATATAGCAGCAATAAATGAAAATAGCAGGACATTTGCTGTTATTCCAACAGATATTGATAATATTTATCCTAAGCAAAATCGAAAATATGTTTTCAAGCTTTTAGAGCAAGGTGGAGGAATAATTACTGAGACTTTACCGTTTGACAAAATTCAAAATTATTTTTTTGCTAAAAGAAATAGATTGATCTCAGGCTTATCGGATGCTATTTTTATAACTTATGCGCCCTTAAAATCGGGAGCTTTGATTACGGCTGAACTTGGTCTTGATTTGGGACTTGATATTTATGTTTATGATTTAAATTTTTGTGGTGATGGAGCTATAAAATTGTACGGTTTTGGGGCGCAAGAGATAAAAACCGTTAAGGATCTTTATGCTTTATTGAATATTAAATATGTAGATTCCAATAATATTGAAAACGATTCTAAAGAGTGTTGTAATTGTAAAAATGTATCTGATGTTCTTATTGGAGAACTTTTAAAAGAGGTATATGAATAG